ctacaCTGActatgtatatttgtgtatataatatgtatattagACGTAAATTTTGTACTTAATATACATTTTCCTGCTATTATTTATTTGAGCAGTCCAAAATGGTAATTATCTCTTGAAACTTTGTGCAGAGAACTTGATTGGGAAAGGAGGGGGCAACAGTGTATACAAAGCTTTGCTTTCTGATGGAAAATCGGTGGCGGTGAAGGTTTCAAATTCATCAGAGGAAGCAAAGAAAGATTTCAGGCAGGAAATGGAAATTATGATCAGAGTGAAGCACAAGAATATCGCTCATCTACTTGGAATTTGCATAGAGGATTCCAATCTGATATCTGTTTatgattttctttcaaaagggAATTTAGAAGAAAATATACATGGTAAGCTGCAAACACCAAGAATATATTCTGTAAATAAAACTCCGCTGGGTTAATTCGCTAATGTTAAGTTAATTTCCGAAAGCAGGAAGAACTAAATCAGTATTGCAATGGGAAAGAAGATTCAGAATAGCTGTTGGGATCGCAGAAGCCTTAAATTATCTACACAATGAATGTCCACTGCCTGTTATTCACAGAGATGTCAAGTCATCAAATATCCTACTCAGTGATGATTTTGAACCACAGGTTTGCTTTTCAAACTAACAGATAGGATAGTTATTTCATTACTGTACATCAAATATCCGTTAAGGATTTAAGTTTTATACAATCAGTGTAGTTTAACTTGGGATAGCAAGTGAGTTACTAACCATTTTTTACTGGTTTCCAGTAGCCGAACCTCTGTATACCAACGTCATTTGTTCCGATAATTTTTAGATGCTGTagcaaaatgttgttatagaaaatATTTTACATAATATAACATGAAAGATTGGTTCCACAGAAAACATGATTGtaatagtgaaatgttgttacaAGGGATGACTGTTATATAGAGGTCTGAATGTACTTGTAATTATCTTATGAGTGACATGATTTTTGTTATTATCTTAAGCTCGTTGTTTAATTCTCCTTTGCAGCTATCGGATTTTGGATTAGCGATATGGGGACCCACAAATGCGTCGTACCTGACTCATAGTGATGTGGTAGGAACCTTTGGATATCTTGCACCAGAGTATTTTATGTATGGGAAAGTAAGTGATAAGATTGATGTCTACTCCTTTGGTGTGGTTCTGCTGGAACTATTATCAGGGAGAAAAGCTATTGGCTTTGAGACTCCCAGTGGTCAAGAAAGCTTAGTCATGTGGGTAAGCATCATCTACTTTGACATGACACTTTTAGTCCAAATTACAACATTCATTAGTCCGTTCATCCAAGTTTTTTCTTCTTAACATTATTTTCCAGGCGAAACCTAAGTTAGAAAGCGGTGATTTGAAATCCATTCTGGATGAGAACCTGAATGTAAATATTGAAGATGATCAAGTCCAAAGAATGATTCTTGTAGCAAGACTCTGTCTTACACAGGCAGCACGGCTACGTCCAAACACAAACCAGGTAACTACAACTCTTTGCATCAACGTCTAGGTCCCAGTATAAAATCTTGTAACAGTAACTAATATAATGCGGTGTTTATGGAAAATTAAAGGCCTATTACTAATTCTGGTGTAAATTATACAGGAATTTGTGCATTTTTAtagggataattacattttttgATCTCTCAAAAACTAATAGCCAACAAATGTATAGGTTCTGTATATTAAGTAGAAATATACGTGTAagatacatataatatacacaataAGTgtgtatgttttgtatattttggctagcgccTTTAATTAATTACGGCCGATGGGAAAAAATGGAAAAACCCATTTTTATAACGGCATTGCCGGATTAGAAATTTAGAATACATGTATTAGCAATACGTAAATAAGAGTAACTGAAGACAAAAATGTCCTTAAATTATGCCATCTCTACATAATAATTCATTTTATTATTCACGTTGCGTTATAATCTATGCATAACTCGATGATGTTGTTATTCGAGTAGATCCTGAAGATGTTGAAGGGGGAGAAAGGCGGGAATGAAGAAGCTAATGGTGAACATAATAATTCAGAAGAATATAATGATGATGAAGTGTATCCAGATTCAAGTGCAGAGTCCCATTTAAGTCTTGCATTTCTTGATGTGAATTATGATAATTCCACATCCTTCAGTAGTAGTCAGGACCAAAGCAGCCCTCTCTCTTCTGTAGATGAATACTTGAGAAAAAGATGGAGCAGATCTTCAAGCTCCGAATATTAGCTTATGATTTAAAAAAGTTTGCAATCTGCCATTGTACAGTTTTTTCAAAAAAGCACCCTTTTTTGAGGTGATTAGATGTAGAAGGAACAGAAAACTTTGTGATAATAGCAACA
The sequence above is a segment of the Lycium barbarum isolate Lr01 chromosome 6, ASM1917538v2, whole genome shotgun sequence genome. Coding sequences within it:
- the LOC132599327 gene encoding protein kinase STUNTED-like isoform X1, yielding MELEKRNVLVGVRFDGHIRELLNWAIVKVAEPGDRVIALHVCRNEDSIAKDKSLLDTYLDDYDGLCNKKQVDIISLVSKGSSIRRVLVREAKKHAALAVVVGTSKHSTLGSWTSIAKYCAKRLPNTTEVMAIDNGKVFFRRSSSSQLKGSFGDPKPSLFLERNSTLRDCQSEFGESKISEMGRFSCEVTRTLERWTNGAETKKEESTTSPSGKHKKGSLSLGSFSLPTEDFATDTPGWPLLQTASSLNQPAKVGRKMSVVQWVMTLPNRSMLDSPKSGSSPKENRNAFAMENSYSIMDCNEKESSSVCNQLIKDLQLILEANSSGCKWFSYDVLKSSTSNFSSENLIGKGGGNSVYKALLSDGKSVAVKVSNSSEEAKKDFRQEMEIMIRVKHKNIAHLLGICIEDSNLISVYDFLSKGNLEENIHAGRTKSVLQWERRFRIAVGIAEALNYLHNECPLPVIHRDVKSSNILLSDDFEPQLSDFGLAIWGPTNASYLTHSDVVGTFGYLAPEYFMYGKVSDKIDVYSFGVVLLELLSGRKAIGFETPSGQESLVMWFFLLNIIFQAKPKLESGDLKSILDENLNVNIEDDQVQRMILVARLCLTQAARLRPNTNQILKMLKGEKGGNEEANGEHNNSEEYNDDEVYPDSSAESHLSLAFLDVNYDNSTSFSSSQDQSSPLSSVDEYLRKRWSRSSSSEY
- the LOC132599327 gene encoding protein kinase STUNTED-like isoform X3 produces the protein MELEKRNVLVGVRFDGHIRELLNWAIVKVAEPGDRVIALHVCRNEDSIAKDKSLLDTYLDDYDGLCNKKQVDIISLVSKGSSIRRVLVREAKKHAALAVVVGTSKHSTLGSWTSIAKYCAKRLPNTTEVMAIDNGKVFFRRSSSSQLKGSFGDPKPSLFLERNSTLRDCQSEFGESKISEMGRFSCEVTRTLERWTNGAETKKEESTTSPSGKHKKGSLSLGSFSLPTEDFATDTPGWPLLQTASSLNQPAKVGRKMSVVQWVMTLPNRSMLDSPKSGSSPKENRNAFAMENSYSIMDCNEKESSSVCNQLIKDLQLILEANSSGCKWFSYDVLKSSTSNFSSENLIGKGGGNSVYKALLSDGKSVAVKVSNSSEEAKKDFRQEMEIMIRVKHKNIAHLLGICIEDSNLISVYDFLSKGNLEENIHAGRTKSVLQWERRFRIAVGIAEALNYLHNECPLPVIHRDVKSSNILLSDDFEPQLSDFGLAIWGPTNASYLTHSDVVGTFGYLAPEYFMYGKVSDKIDVYSFGVVLLELLSGRKAIGFETPSGQESLVMWAKPKLESGDLKSILDENLNVNIEDDQVQRMILVARLCLTQAARLRPNTNQILKMLKGEKGGNEEANGEHNNSEEYNDDEVYPDSSAESHLSLAFLDVNYDNSTSFSSSQDQSSPLSSVDEYLRKRWSRSSSSEY
- the LOC132599327 gene encoding protein kinase STUNTED-like isoform X4 — translated: MELEKRNVLVGVRFDGHIRELLNWAIVKVAEPGDRVIALHVCRNEDSIAKDKSLLDTYLDDYDGLCNKKQVDIISLVSKGSSIRRVLVREAKKHAALAVVVGTSKHSTLGSWTSIAKYCAKRLPNTTEVMAIDNGKVFFRRSSSSQLKGSFGDPKPSLFLERNSTLRDCQSEFGESKISEMGRFSCEVTRTLERWTNGAETKKEESTTSPSGKHKKGSLSLGSFSLPTEDFATDTPGWPLLQTASSLNQPAKVGRKMSVVQWVMTLPNRSMLDSPKSGSSPKENRNAFAMENSYSIMDCNEKESSSVCNQLIKDLQLILEANSSGCKWFSYDVLKSSTSNFSSENLIGKGGGNSVYKALLSDGKSVAVKVSNSSEEAKKDFRQEMEIMIRVKHKNIAHLLGICIEDSNLISVYDFLSKGNLEENIHGRTKSVLQWERRFRIAVGIAEALNYLHNECPLPVIHRDVKSSNILLSDDFEPQLSDFGLAIWGPTNASYLTHSDVVGTFGYLAPEYFMYGKVSDKIDVYSFGVVLLELLSGRKAIGFETPSGQESLVMWAKPKLESGDLKSILDENLNVNIEDDQVQRMILVARLCLTQAARLRPNTNQILKMLKGEKGGNEEANGEHNNSEEYNDDEVYPDSSAESHLSLAFLDVNYDNSTSFSSSQDQSSPLSSVDEYLRKRWSRSSSSEY
- the LOC132599327 gene encoding protein kinase STUNTED-like isoform X2, yielding MELEKRNVLVGVRFDGHIRELLNWAIVKVAEPGDRVIALHVCRNEDSIAKDKSLLDTYLDDYDGLCNKKQVDIISLVSKGSSIRRVLVREAKKHAALAVVVGTSKHSTLGSWTSIAKYCAKRLPNTTEVMAIDNGKVFFRRSSSSQLKGSFGDPKPSLFLERNSTLRDCQSEFGESKISEMGRFSCEVTRTLERWTNGAETKKEESTTSPSGKHKKGSLSLGSFSLPTEDFATDTPGWPLLQTASSLNQPAKVGRKMSVVQWVMTLPNRSMLDSPKSGSSPKENRNAFAMENSYSIMDCNEKESSSVCNQLIKDLQLILEANSSGCKWFSYDVLKSSTSNFSSENLIGKGGGNSVYKALLSDGKSVAVKVSNSSEEAKKDFRQEMEIMIRVKHKNIAHLLGICIEDSNLISVYDFLSKGNLEENIHGRTKSVLQWERRFRIAVGIAEALNYLHNECPLPVIHRDVKSSNILLSDDFEPQLSDFGLAIWGPTNASYLTHSDVVGTFGYLAPEYFMYGKVSDKIDVYSFGVVLLELLSGRKAIGFETPSGQESLVMWFFLLNIIFQAKPKLESGDLKSILDENLNVNIEDDQVQRMILVARLCLTQAARLRPNTNQILKMLKGEKGGNEEANGEHNNSEEYNDDEVYPDSSAESHLSLAFLDVNYDNSTSFSSSQDQSSPLSSVDEYLRKRWSRSSSSEY